CCAGCAACCTCCGGAGTGCGTCCATGCCTCCACGCTGCCACGGCGCGAGGCGAGCGGAATCGTCTTCAGGGAGTCGGCCGCGCTACGCCTTCGGATGTAGGCAGCAGCCGCCTCACCAGCCGGATGGTCTCGTCGATCGTCACCTTGGCGTCGTGGTCGGACTCGCACGCGGCCACCTCGCGGCCCGCCTCGCCCATCATGGTGGTCAGCAGCACCACCAGCACCTGGCTCTCCCGCGAGTCGTCCAGGCCGAGCAGGCGCTTGTTGCCGCCGATCCAGTCCCAGCCGCGCTGCCTGCGCAGCGTGGTGAACTCCGCCGGCCCGTCGTTCTCCAGGAACAACCGGGCGACCTCGCGCTGCTCCCACGAGCCCTCCAGGTACGCTCGCGCTCCTGCCAGGAACTTCTCGGCCCCCGCAGCCCCCTTGACCGATTTGGCCGCCCGGGAGGTGCGCTCCTCCTGCCCGCGCATGAACTGCTCCCACAGCGCCAGGAACAGGCCGGGCTTGCCGCCGAAGTGGTGGTACAGGCTGCCGACGCTGATCCCCGAGGTCTCCACGAGGTCGGCCACCGTGGCGTCGGCGTACCCCTTGGCCAGGAAGACGTCACGGGCCGCGCTCAGCAGCGTGTCGCGGGTGCCGCTCGACCGGGTCCAGCGTCGGCTCCTCATCAGTACTCCCAGGTGTCGGTGCGCTGCTCGTGCCCGATGCAGAACACGCCGGTGCCGTGCTCGCCCTTCACCAGGTCCACCCGGATCCAGCCGTCGGCCCGGGCGATCTTGGCGGTGTAGCCGCTGACCGGGGTGGCCGAGACCAGGCGGCAGCCCGCGGGGCCGAGCGTGAACGCCACCTCGCCGCCCTTCACCTTCACCACCTTCAGCGCCGGGGTGGGCGAGGGGGTCACCGGCCGCTTCGTGGCGGGGGCCGGGGTGCGGCCGCGTTCGGGCACGCGGCTCCTCTTCGGGGTGGGGGTCGGTGCCGGGCTGGTGGCGGGCCGCTCGTCCGCCGCGATCGTCTGCGCGAGGAACGGCTCCACGTCCACGTCGTCCACGAACTCGGAGCGCAGCACACCGCGTACGCCGAACCACGAGACCGACACCGCGATCACGGTGGCGCCGCACCAGATCGCCGCATATCTCAGGGCTCGCCGCATGAGACGCATTATGTACGGTGGGGCCCCATGGCGACGGTTCTCGTAGTCGAAGACGACGAATTCGTCAGATCGGCGATCATCCACGAGCTGGGCCGGCGCGAGCACGCCGTCCGCAGTGCCGGCTGCGCCCTGGACGCGCTCAGGGAGATCTCGCAGTCCCCTCCCGACGCCGTCATCCTCGATCTCGGCCTGCCCGACCTCGACGGCTCCGAGGCGCTGCGCATGGTGCGCGGCATCTCCGACGTGCCGGTCATCGTGGCCACCGCCCGCGACGACGAGGCCGAGATCGTCAGGCTGCTGCGCGCGGGCGCCGACGACTACCTGGTCAAGCCGTTCTCCGGCGACCATCTCAGCGCCCGCCTGGACGCGGTGCTGCGCCGCGCCAGGTCGGCCCCCGCGCCGCGGACGATCACGGTCGGCGGCCTGGTCGTGGAGGTGGACCGGCGCGAGGCCGCGCTCGACGGCGGGCCGCTCGCGCTGACCAGGCGCGAGTTCGACCTGCTCGCCTATCTCGCCGCCCGCGCCGACCGGGTGGTGACGCGCAAGGAGCTGCTGGCCGAGGTCTGGCGGCTGGCCTACGGCGACGACCAGACGATCGACGTGCACCTGTCGTGGCTGCGCCGCAAGCTCGGCGAGAGCGCCTCCCGGCCCCGCTACCTGCACACCGTGCGCGGCGTCGGGTTCATGTTGTCAGCGCCCCGATGAGGAGGACCCTCGCGGTGCTGATGGCCGCCGTCACCTCGATGGTCGCGCTGGCCTTCCTGGTGCCGCTGGCGCTGATCGTCAGGGAGACCGCGCAGAGCAGGGCCGTCGCGGGCGCCGAGCGGCAGGCGGCGGCGCTGGTCCCGGTGCTGGCGCTGACGACCAGGAGCGACGACCTCGGGCACGCGATGGCGCGTACCGAGGCGGGGCGGCGCGGCCTGCTGGCCGTGCACGTCAAGGACGGCGCGACGGTCGGCACCACGCGCGCGCCCGCCGCGCAGGTGGCGGGCGCCGCCGCGCAGACCAGGGCGAGCACGGTCGAGCTGGACGGCGGGTACGTGCTGCTGCGCCCCGTGGCGCTGGACGGCGACAGGGGCGCGGTGATCGAGGTGTTCGTGCCCGCCGACGACCTCAACAGGGGCGTGCCCACGTCGTGGGCGGTGCTCACGGGCGTGGCCGTGGTGCTGGTGCTCGGCTCGGTGCTGGTCGGCGACCGGCTCGGCGCCCGGGTCGTACGGGCGGCGCGCCGCCTCGGCACGGCCGCCACGGCGCTCGGCTCCGGCGACCTGAGCGAGCGCATCCACCCCGACGGGCCGCCCGAGCTGAAGGCGGCGGCCAACGCCTTC
The nucleotide sequence above comes from Nonomuraea gerenzanensis. Encoded proteins:
- a CDS encoding TetR/AcrR family transcriptional regulator, with the protein product MRSRRWTRSSGTRDTLLSAARDVFLAKGYADATVADLVETSGISVGSLYHHFGGKPGLFLALWEQFMRGQEERTSRAAKSVKGAAGAEKFLAGARAYLEGSWEQREVARLFLENDGPAEFTTLRRQRGWDWIGGNKRLLGLDDSRESQVLVVLLTTMMGEAGREVAACESDHDAKVTIDETIRLVRRLLPTSEGVARPTP
- a CDS encoding response regulator transcription factor → MATVLVVEDDEFVRSAIIHELGRREHAVRSAGCALDALREISQSPPDAVILDLGLPDLDGSEALRMVRGISDVPVIVATARDDEAEIVRLLRAGADDYLVKPFSGDHLSARLDAVLRRARSAPAPRTITVGGLVVEVDRREAALDGGPLALTRREFDLLAYLAARADRVVTRKELLAEVWRLAYGDDQTIDVHLSWLRRKLGESASRPRYLHTVRGVGFMLSAPR